The Fructilactobacillus myrtifloralis genome contains a region encoding:
- the lepA gene encoding translation elongation factor 4 has protein sequence MQTAQRKIRNFAIVAHIDHGKSTLADRILELTDTVSKREMKDQLLDNMDLERERGITIKLNAVQLKYHGKDGVDYVFHLIDTPGHVDFSYEVSRSLAACEGAILVVDATQGIQAQTLANVYLALDDNLEILPVINKVDLPSAEPERVKQEIEDVIGLDTSDAVEISAKTGLNVDQLLAEIVAKIPAPTGEIEAPLKGLVFDSIYDDYRGVVLSVRIFEGVVKAGDRIRLMNSGSEYEVTEVGVNSPKPLPRDYLMAGDVGYLTASIKDITQTRVGDTITKVDEPADQALPGYREMIPMVYAGLYPTDNAKFEDLREALEKLKLNDASLEFEPEVSEALGFGFRCGFLGLLHMDVVQERLEREFNLDLITTAPSVTYHVNLNGGGMVEVENPAEMPDVSKINNIEEPYVKATIMVPNDYVGAVMKLCQARRGDFVTMEYLDDARVNVIYQMPLSEIIFNFFDKLKSSTKGYASLDYEVDGYQVSDLVKVDILLNGDQVDALSFIAHRQFAEDRSREIVRKLKEIIPRQNFEIPVQAAIGSKIIARTNIKAYRKDVTSRIHTGDPDRRAKLLEKQKRGKKRMKAVGKVEIPQAAFMTVLQSDTEQNGD, from the coding sequence ATGCAAACTGCCCAACGCAAGATTCGTAACTTTGCGATTGTGGCCCATATTGACCATGGGAAGTCGACCCTGGCTGACCGCATTCTAGAGTTAACTGACACGGTATCGAAACGGGAGATGAAGGATCAACTGTTAGATAACATGGACCTGGAACGGGAACGTGGGATTACGATTAAGTTGAATGCGGTTCAACTGAAGTACCATGGTAAAGATGGGGTTGATTATGTCTTCCATCTAATTGATACCCCGGGGCACGTTGACTTTTCGTATGAAGTTTCACGGAGTTTAGCTGCCTGTGAGGGTGCCATTTTGGTTGTGGATGCGACCCAGGGAATTCAGGCACAAACCCTTGCTAATGTTTATCTAGCCCTAGACGACAACCTAGAAATTTTGCCCGTGATTAATAAGGTGGACTTACCGTCCGCCGAACCAGAGCGGGTTAAACAGGAAATTGAAGATGTGATTGGGCTCGATACCAGCGATGCGGTTGAAATTAGTGCGAAGACCGGGCTGAACGTTGACCAATTGTTAGCAGAAATTGTGGCGAAGATTCCGGCGCCAACTGGTGAAATTGAGGCGCCCTTAAAGGGGCTAGTTTTTGACTCCATTTATGATGATTATCGGGGCGTGGTTCTTAGCGTCCGGATTTTTGAGGGAGTCGTCAAAGCCGGGGACCGGATTCGATTGATGAACAGCGGGAGCGAGTACGAAGTGACCGAGGTTGGGGTTAACTCGCCCAAACCACTTCCACGGGATTATCTGATGGCGGGGGATGTTGGTTACTTAACCGCTAGCATTAAGGATATTACGCAAACCCGAGTGGGAGATACCATTACGAAGGTCGATGAACCGGCGGACCAGGCCTTACCCGGGTATCGGGAAATGATTCCGATGGTCTATGCGGGGCTTTATCCAACCGATAACGCGAAGTTTGAAGATTTACGGGAAGCCTTGGAAAAACTGAAATTAAACGATGCGTCCTTGGAATTTGAACCAGAGGTTTCTGAAGCTCTGGGCTTTGGCTTTCGGTGTGGCTTTCTGGGCTTGTTGCACATGGATGTGGTGCAGGAACGCTTGGAACGCGAGTTTAACCTTGATTTAATCACTACGGCGCCGTCGGTTACCTACCACGTAAACCTAAATGGGGGTGGCATGGTTGAGGTGGAAAATCCAGCCGAAATGCCGGATGTTTCCAAGATTAACAACATTGAAGAACCATACGTAAAAGCAACAATTATGGTCCCGAATGACTACGTTGGGGCGGTAATGAAACTTTGTCAGGCACGCCGGGGTGACTTTGTTACCATGGAATACCTTGATGATGCTCGGGTGAACGTCATTTACCAGATGCCCCTGTCAGAAATTATTTTTAACTTTTTCGATAAGTTAAAATCAAGTACAAAGGGTTATGCCTCCCTTGATTATGAAGTAGATGGTTATCAAGTTAGTGACCTAGTGAAGGTCGATATTCTCTTGAATGGGGATCAAGTCGACGCCCTGAGTTTTATTGCACACCGCCAGTTTGCGGAGGACCGGAGTCGCGAGATTGTACGCAAATTAAAGGAAATTATTCCGCGGCAAAACTTTGAGATTCCAGTTCAAGCTGCGATTGGCTCAAAAATCATTGCCCGGACGAACATTAAAGCCTACCGGAAAGATGTGACCTCGCGGATTCACACGGGGGATCCCGACCGGCGGGCTAAGTTGTTAGAGAAGCAGAAACGTGGTAAGAAGCGAATGAAGGCAGTTGGGAAGGTCGAAATCCCCCAAGCAGCCTTTATGACGGTCTTACAGTCTGATACAGAACAAAATGGTGATTAA
- the dnaJ gene encoding molecular chaperone DnaJ, whose amino-acid sequence MAAKNYYDVLGVSKDATEKDINHAYRHLSKKYHPDINKEPGAEAKFKEITEAYEVLSDKQKRANYDQYGSADGPQGFGGGAGGGFNGAGGAGFGDFSDIFSDLFGGGGRRRADPTAPQQGEDLQYQMTLTFDEAIFGKTTKISYHREAECPDCHGNGAKPGTQPETCPDCHGSGRIARTVNTPMGQMQTQTTCPKCEGTGKLIKEKCPKCGGTGKIEENHEVEIKVPAGVEEGQQMRLQGQGNAGINGGPYGDLFVVFRVLPSQGFQRDGSTIYYNKEISFADAALGNEVDVKTVYGDGKLTIPAGTQTGTVFKLKGKGAPRLHSDSKGDEMVRVTVVTPKKLSPEQKLAMQAFAEASGEHPIPEKGFFEKLKDKLK is encoded by the coding sequence ATGGCAGCGAAAAATTATTACGATGTCTTAGGCGTTTCAAAAGATGCGACCGAAAAAGATATCAATCACGCCTATCGCCACCTATCCAAAAAATATCATCCGGATATTAATAAGGAACCAGGAGCTGAAGCCAAGTTTAAAGAGATCACTGAGGCTTATGAAGTTTTAAGTGATAAGCAAAAGCGGGCAAACTACGATCAATATGGTTCCGCAGATGGTCCACAAGGCTTTGGCGGTGGTGCCGGAGGTGGCTTTAATGGCGCTGGCGGTGCTGGATTTGGTGACTTTTCAGATATCTTTAGTGATTTGTTTGGTGGCGGGGGTCGGCGTCGAGCTGATCCAACGGCGCCCCAACAAGGGGAAGACCTGCAGTACCAAATGACGCTGACCTTTGATGAAGCAATCTTTGGAAAGACGACGAAAATTAGTTACCACCGGGAAGCTGAATGTCCGGATTGTCATGGTAATGGAGCTAAACCAGGGACCCAACCAGAAACCTGTCCTGATTGTCACGGTTCTGGCCGGATTGCGCGGACGGTTAACACCCCCATGGGCCAGATGCAAACCCAAACCACTTGTCCTAAGTGTGAGGGAACTGGAAAATTAATTAAGGAAAAATGTCCAAAATGTGGTGGAACTGGGAAGATTGAAGAAAACCACGAGGTTGAAATCAAGGTTCCAGCCGGTGTTGAAGAAGGACAGCAGATGCGCCTGCAGGGCCAAGGGAATGCTGGGATTAATGGTGGCCCCTATGGAGACCTGTTTGTAGTCTTTCGGGTGCTGCCGAGTCAAGGCTTTCAACGTGACGGTTCCACGATTTACTACAACAAGGAAATTTCCTTTGCGGATGCGGCTTTAGGAAATGAAGTGGACGTCAAAACCGTTTATGGTGACGGCAAACTGACGATTCCAGCGGGAACCCAGACCGGGACGGTCTTTAAGCTTAAGGGCAAAGGAGCACCACGATTGCACAGCGATAGCAAGGGTGACGAAATGGTGCGCGTGACCGTTGTGACTCCGAAGAAATTATCGCCAGAACAAAAGTTAGCGATGCAAGCCTTTGCGGAAGCGAGTGGGGAACATCCGATTCCTGAAAAAGGATTTTTTGAAAAGTTAAAGGATAAATTAAAATAA
- the dnaK gene encoding molecular chaperone DnaK produces MASNKIIGIDLGTTNSAVAVMEGGKPKIITNPDGSRTTPSVVAFKDGETQVGEVAKRQEITNPNTVRSIKSHMGEQGYTVDIDGKKYTPQQISAMILQYIKGYAEDYLGDTVTEAVITVPAYFNDAQRQATKDAGKIAGLDVKRIINEPTAASLAYGLDKQDKDEKILVYDLGGGTFDVSVLELGDGVFQVLSTNGDTHLGGDDFDQRIIDWLVANFKQEQGVDLSQDKMALQRLKDAAEKAKKELSGVNQTEISLPFIASNDNGPLHLQTTLTRAKFNELTSDLVDKTKVPFENALKDAGLSTSDIDEVILNGGSTRIPAVQEAVKNWTGKNPNHSINPDEAVALGAAIQGGVLTGDVKDVVLLDVTPLSLGIETMGGVMTKLIDKNTTIPTSKSQTFSTAADNQTAVDIHVLQGERPMAADNKSLGRFQLTDIPAAPRGVPQIEVTFDIDKNGIVNVSAKDKGTGKEQKITIKDSNGLSDEEIDKMMKEAQANEEADKKKKEEVDLNNEVDQLIFQTDKTLKDVEGKVSEAEIKEVKDAEEELKKAKADNNLEDMKAKKDALNEKVQAVAVKLYQQQAQDGQAGAGKDADSAKQGDDQTVDGDFHEVNDDDQK; encoded by the coding sequence ATGGCAAGTAATAAAATTATTGGAATTGATTTAGGTACCACTAACTCAGCTGTAGCGGTAATGGAAGGTGGCAAACCTAAAATCATTACGAACCCAGATGGGTCACGGACTACTCCTTCAGTAGTGGCTTTTAAAGACGGGGAAACTCAAGTTGGGGAAGTTGCTAAGCGGCAAGAAATTACAAACCCGAACACGGTTCGTTCCATCAAGAGTCACATGGGTGAACAAGGCTACACAGTTGATATTGATGGCAAGAAATACACACCACAACAAATTTCAGCTATGATTTTGCAATACATTAAGGGCTATGCTGAAGATTACCTTGGTGATACGGTTACTGAAGCTGTTATTACCGTTCCAGCTTACTTTAATGATGCCCAACGGCAAGCAACTAAAGATGCCGGAAAGATTGCCGGATTAGATGTAAAGCGGATCATCAACGAACCGACGGCCGCTTCCTTGGCATATGGTTTGGACAAGCAGGATAAAGATGAAAAGATCCTGGTTTACGATTTAGGGGGCGGAACGTTTGATGTTTCTGTCCTAGAATTAGGGGACGGAGTTTTCCAAGTTCTTTCGACTAATGGTGATACGCACCTTGGTGGAGATGACTTTGACCAACGAATCATTGATTGGTTAGTTGCTAACTTCAAACAAGAACAAGGCGTTGACTTATCCCAAGATAAGATGGCTTTACAACGGTTGAAGGATGCAGCTGAAAAAGCTAAGAAGGAACTTTCTGGGGTTAACCAAACTGAAATTAGCCTGCCGTTCATTGCTTCTAATGACAATGGTCCATTGCACTTGCAAACCACTTTAACGCGGGCTAAGTTCAATGAATTAACTTCTGACTTAGTTGATAAAACGAAGGTTCCATTTGAAAACGCCCTGAAGGATGCTGGCTTAAGTACAAGTGACATCGACGAAGTAATCCTAAACGGTGGTTCAACCCGGATTCCTGCTGTTCAAGAAGCCGTTAAGAACTGGACGGGTAAGAACCCGAACCACTCCATTAACCCTGATGAAGCAGTTGCCTTAGGGGCTGCCATTCAAGGTGGGGTTCTGACTGGAGACGTAAAAGACGTTGTGCTGTTGGATGTTACGCCGCTGTCCCTTGGAATTGAAACGATGGGTGGAGTAATGACGAAGTTGATCGACAAGAACACGACGATTCCAACTTCGAAGTCCCAAACCTTCTCGACCGCTGCTGATAACCAAACAGCTGTAGACATTCACGTGTTGCAAGGTGAACGGCCAATGGCTGCTGATAACAAATCATTAGGTCGGTTCCAATTAACTGATATTCCGGCCGCTCCGCGTGGGGTTCCTCAGATTGAAGTTACCTTTGATATTGACAAAAACGGGATTGTAAACGTTTCTGCTAAGGACAAAGGTACTGGTAAGGAACAAAAGATTACGATTAAGGACTCCAATGGTCTGTCTGATGAAGAAATCGATAAGATGATGAAAGAAGCCCAAGCTAACGAAGAAGCCGACAAGAAGAAGAAAGAAGAAGTTGACTTGAACAACGAAGTTGACCAATTAATCTTCCAAACTGACAAGACTTTGAAGGACGTTGAGGGCAAGGTTTCTGAAGCAGAGATTAAAGAAGTTAAAGATGCTGAAGAAGAATTGAAGAAAGCAAAAGCTGACAACAACCTTGAAGACATGAAAGCGAAGAAGGATGCTTTGAATGAAAAGGTACAAGCAGTTGCAGTTAAACTTTACCAACAACAAGCTCAAGATGGACAAGCTGGCGCTGGCAAAGATGCTGATTCAGCTAAGCAAGGCGATGATCAGACCGTTGACGGTGACTTTCACGAAGTAAACGATGACGATCAAAAATAA
- the grpE gene encoding nucleotide exchange factor GrpE, which yields MAKDKKQPAAEAAQADQSTATNQADQAQPDASKTTEALQAEVDKLQQQLDDSQNDYLRSQAEIQNMQKRNQKEQSELAKYGSQSLAKDIVPALDDLTRALNVQVDDESGRQLKTGIEMVVKHLQKALTDNDIHAIDEVGVKFDPEVHQAVQTVPASDEHPADTVVQVLQTGYRLADRIIRPAMVIVAQ from the coding sequence ATGGCCAAAGACAAAAAGCAGCCAGCTGCTGAAGCAGCCCAAGCTGACCAATCAACTGCTACTAATCAAGCAGACCAAGCGCAACCGGATGCTTCGAAGACAACCGAAGCTTTACAGGCCGAAGTTGATAAATTACAACAACAGTTGGATGACAGCCAAAATGATTATTTACGGTCCCAAGCAGAGATTCAAAACATGCAAAAACGGAACCAAAAAGAACAAAGTGAGTTGGCTAAGTACGGCTCACAATCACTGGCTAAGGACATTGTCCCCGCTTTGGATGACTTGACCAGAGCACTAAACGTGCAGGTAGATGACGAAAGTGGGCGGCAGTTAAAGACCGGGATTGAAATGGTGGTTAAACACCTGCAAAAGGCGCTCACCGATAATGACATCCATGCGATTGATGAGGTGGGAGTTAAATTTGATCCCGAAGTGCACCAGGCAGTGCAAACCGTTCCAGCTAGCGATGAACATCCAGCTGATACGGTCGTGCAGGTGCTACAAACAGGTTACCGCTTAGCTGATCGAATTATTCGGCCAGCAATGGTAATCGTCGCACAATAA